The following proteins are encoded in a genomic region of Pagrus major chromosome 16, Pma_NU_1.0:
- the LOC141010789 gene encoding uncharacterized protein, which yields MLHHQDQPLNSAYGGQGRSNNGSSSSLRNRKGDKDGNFNFLPGKGDDDFTGNRGGGGGDENRNQVRPRNLGPLGRDPPNSSPSSGYHHGSGLLSPRSRLPCWSTLEPLPEIECGDDGYGRVPPDGAEEGRMEEEVRRVMMSQNEEKQRLKKEQQRRKSSLMEDDDEWGDSESDSEFSYQSGGSMSSLNLDSAGEGMLMGGWDRIGVGEPKSNHQEDGNSNRDPAVRQRSFSRKPQKGRNLGNLLEEGAEEQDEEEGSSDSDADADLTELMDPVWTLRDRERFKAQEMEKHQVQLTMYRRLALIRWVRTLQSRIQEQQNRLQSSFDIILTQRKELLRMGAANAVANAAPAAAVSQS from the coding sequence ATGCTTCACCATCAGGACCAGCCTTTGAACTCGGCCTATGGAGGGCAAGGACGCTCCAACAAcggctcctcctcctcgctgagAAACAGGAAGGGTGACAAAGATGGCAACTTCAACTTCCTGCCTGGCAAAGGTGACGATGACTTCACAGGCAatcggggaggaggaggaggagatgagaacCGAAACCAGGTGCGTCCACGCAACTTAGGTCCGCTGGGTCGTGACCCTCCGAACTCCTCGCCGTCTTCTGGGTATCACCACGGCTCAGGGCTTCTGTCTCCACGCTCCCGTCTGCCCTGCTGGAGCACTCTGGAGCCCCTGCCTGAAATAGAGTGCGGGGATGATGGTTACGGCCGAGTGCCTCCTGACGGAGCAGAGGAAGGTCggatggaggaagaggtgaGGAGGGTGATGATGAGCCAGAATGAGGAGAAGCAGAGACTGAagaaggagcagcagaggaggaaaagcaGCCTCATGGAAGACGATGACGAATGGGGAGACAGCGAATCCGATTCTGAGTTCAGCTACCAGTCCGGTGGCAGCATGTCCTCTCTCAACCTGGACAGCGCGGGCGAAGGGATGCTCATGGGAGGCTGGGACCGCATCGGAGTCGGGGAACCCAAATCCAACCACCAGGAAGACGGAAACAGCAACCGAGATCCAGCTGTACGACAGAGAAGCTTCAGTCGCAAGCCGCAGAAAGGAAGAAACCTGGGAAACCTCCTGGAGGAAGGAGCAGAAGAGCAAGACGAAGAAGAAGGCTCCTCAGACTCCGACGCCGACGCCGACCTGACAGAGCTGATGGACCCCGTGTGGACGCTGCGAGACCGCGAGCGCTTCAAGGCCCAGGAGATGGAGAAGCACCAGGTGCAGCTGACCATGTACCGCCGCCTGGCGCTTATCCGCTGGGTCCGCACCCTGCAGAGCCGCATCCAGGAGCAGCAGAACCGCCTGCAGTCCAGCTTCGACATCATCCTCACGCAAAGGAAGGAACTGCTGCGCATGGGCGCCGCCAACGCCGTGGCCAACGCCGCGCCTGCTGCTGCCGTCAGCCAATCATAA